One window from the genome of Faecalibacterium sp. HTF-F encodes:
- a CDS encoding helix-turn-helix domain-containing protein yields the protein MKFNNAYSQMFPGYPDAVSLQQAAEMLGLNRHTVGELIRSRRLFALKIGRTYRIPKLSVIEFLLTGQSTFPAGNPPLDVVCCGCSNGQHAC from the coding sequence ATGAAGTTTAACAATGCCTATTCCCAGATGTTTCCCGGCTACCCCGATGCCGTCAGCCTTCAGCAGGCTGCGGAGATGCTTGGTCTGAACCGCCATACAGTTGGGGAACTGATCCGTTCCCGCCGCCTGTTTGCGCTTAAAATCGGCCGCACCTATCGTATCCCGAAGCTGAGTGTGATCGAGTTCCTGCTCACCGGGCAGAGCACCTTCCCGGCTGGAAATCCGCCGCTGGATGTGGTATGCTGTGGGTGCAGCAACGGACAGCACGCCTGTTGA
- a CDS encoding alpha/beta hydrolase, with product MLIGNRPCRIYGEAHAEYLLLQMTGEHELQSMESEVTAIAQSAHHFLFAAIPVESWNDALSPWEAPAVWGKQGFGGNAADTLRFLTEQVIPTLKQQFELSENVKIILGGYSLAGLFSLWASTQTDLFHGVAAASPSVWFPGWMEFEQRHPIQAQRVYLSLGDKEEHTKNTVMAAVGDNIRTLHSRLAERSTDCTLEWNSGGHFKDADLRTAKAFRWAMEEHA from the coding sequence ATACTAATCGGGAACAGACCTTGCCGCATTTACGGCGAAGCTCATGCAGAATACCTGCTGCTCCAAATGACCGGCGAACACGAGCTACAGAGCATGGAAAGCGAGGTTACCGCTATTGCACAGAGTGCGCACCACTTTCTGTTTGCGGCCATCCCGGTGGAAAGCTGGAACGATGCACTTTCTCCGTGGGAAGCCCCTGCCGTGTGGGGGAAGCAGGGTTTCGGTGGCAATGCTGCGGACACCCTGCGCTTTCTGACAGAACAGGTCATCCCCACGCTGAAACAACAGTTTGAACTCTCGGAGAACGTCAAAATCATTCTGGGCGGCTACTCGCTGGCGGGATTGTTTTCGCTGTGGGCATCCACCCAGACCGATTTGTTCCACGGTGTCGCCGCCGCTTCTCCCTCGGTGTGGTTCCCGGGCTGGATGGAGTTTGAACAGCGGCACCCGATACAGGCACAGCGCGTTTATCTGAGCCTTGGCGACAAGGAAGAGCACACGAAAAACACCGTCATGGCTGCGGTGGGCGATAACATCCGCACCCTGCACAGTCGGCTTGCAGAGCGTAGCACAGACTGCACCCTTGAATGGAACAGCGGCGGGCACTTCAAAGACGCCGACCTACGCACTGCGAAAGCCTTTCGGTGGGCGATGGAGGAACACGCATGA
- a CDS encoding polysaccharide biosynthesis tyrosine autokinase encodes MDNDEIRISDLLYTVFKHRKTILVLGLLGFFCGFVFSGVSFLRNSRTNYAVNCSVAITSQPSADGVVYNNSDYLSSNTFYQTLDMMDAATFVMKSERTLQAAIDRAGLVSVTTQDVSQNLQVSRYNETQVLLLTLTWNNAEAGVQLMNALVDAIKEILPETLMMGSVAMIDAPEAASTTGGGAGQYVRLWVIFCVLGLAAGAGLAVLEFFLRPTLLNVKDVEDVLKLETLGSIPKDNSYFQKSMQLLSETHRADADAVQNFASAAHILINWFGTTAEPHWFYVTSAEDGEGKSTVAANLALQLSDMEKRTLLLDLNTRAPRLGGMFLQDLPYSRTLNALYKGESAEPEAVISLTGYLDLLPMVLEPDAVPLDAALFDFLKPIMEPYEYVIIDASSVGRSSDVLRLNKLADHALFVVRHDATPLPVIQDAIEKLNKSGVQLLGCVVNEVQSLEIFPLHPEHVAAPIRKKKKKPENADSPLPEDLLRPADSALEPTWKPAGDGRSVMDELTDDLQRSQNTRSDDEIMWELLRMGKDGSWKRPERKPVADSSTPQPPQSVPDAPPAPAPAKKPKTVPDAPPAPIPVEKPKPVQPEPEAESKAGLLPWTEPKPEPKPEKKRSRAPKPAAAPKHGKASSRSGLGLWGKKPKH; translated from the coding sequence ATGGACAATGACGAGATCCGCATCAGCGACCTGCTGTACACCGTCTTCAAGCACCGGAAGACGATCCTTGTGCTGGGCCTGCTGGGCTTTTTCTGCGGATTCGTGTTCAGCGGCGTCTCCTTTCTGCGGAACAGCCGTACCAACTATGCGGTCAATTGTTCCGTTGCGATCACCTCCCAACCCTCTGCAGACGGCGTTGTATACAATAATTCTGATTATCTGAGTTCAAACACCTTTTATCAGACCCTGGATATGATGGACGCCGCGACCTTTGTGATGAAGAGTGAGCGCACCCTGCAGGCTGCCATTGATCGTGCAGGCCTTGTATCGGTCACAACACAGGATGTTTCTCAGAATCTGCAGGTGAGCCGCTACAATGAGACGCAGGTGCTGCTGCTTACCTTGACCTGGAACAATGCCGAGGCCGGTGTTCAGCTGATGAATGCGCTGGTGGATGCCATCAAGGAGATCCTGCCGGAAACGCTGATGATGGGCTCTGTGGCCATGATCGATGCTCCGGAAGCAGCTTCTACAACGGGCGGCGGTGCCGGCCAGTATGTCCGCCTGTGGGTGATCTTCTGTGTGCTGGGTCTGGCCGCCGGTGCGGGTCTGGCGGTGCTGGAGTTTTTCCTGCGGCCCACCCTGCTGAATGTGAAGGACGTGGAGGATGTCCTGAAGCTCGAAACTCTGGGCAGCATCCCCAAGGACAACAGCTACTTCCAGAAGAGTATGCAGTTGTTGAGCGAAACGCACCGTGCAGATGCCGATGCCGTGCAGAACTTTGCTTCGGCCGCGCATATCCTGATCAACTGGTTCGGCACCACGGCAGAGCCGCACTGGTTCTATGTGACTTCGGCTGAGGATGGAGAAGGCAAAAGCACGGTGGCGGCCAATCTGGCCCTGCAGCTGTCCGATATGGAAAAGCGCACCCTGCTGCTGGATCTGAACACCCGTGCTCCCCGCCTGGGCGGAATGTTTTTGCAGGATCTGCCGTACAGCCGGACGCTGAATGCCCTGTACAAAGGCGAATCTGCCGAGCCGGAAGCGGTTATTTCGCTGACCGGCTATCTGGACCTTCTGCCGATGGTGCTAGAACCCGATGCGGTGCCGCTGGATGCCGCCCTGTTCGACTTTTTGAAACCGATCATGGAGCCCTACGAGTATGTCATCATTGATGCTTCCTCGGTGGGACGTTCCTCGGATGTGCTGCGCCTGAACAAGCTGGCAGACCATGCGCTGTTCGTTGTGCGTCACGATGCCACCCCGCTGCCTGTCATACAGGATGCCATTGAAAAGCTGAACAAGTCCGGTGTGCAGCTGCTGGGCTGTGTGGTCAACGAAGTGCAGTCGCTGGAAATCTTTCCGCTCCATCCGGAGCACGTCGCAGCTCCCATCCGGAAGAAAAAGAAGAAACCGGAGAATGCCGACAGCCCGCTGCCGGAGGACCTGCTCCGTCCGGCAGATTCCGCGCTGGAGCCGACATGGAAACCGGCAGGAGATGGCCGAAGCGTGATGGACGAACTGACCGATGATCTGCAGCGCAGCCAGAATACCCGGAGCGATGATGAGATCATGTGGGAGCTGCTCCGCATGGGAAAAGACGGAAGCTGGAAGCGGCCAGAGCGGAAACCGGTGGCGGACAGCAGCACGCCCCAGCCGCCGCAGTCCGTTCCGGATGCACCGCCTGCACCCGCACCGGCAAAGAAACCAAAGACCGTACCGGATGCACCGCCTGCACCCATACCGGTGGAGAAGCCGAAACCCGTACAGCCGGAGCCCGAAGCGGAGTCCAAGGCCGGTCTGCTCCCCTGGACCGAGCCGAAACCCGAACCAAAGCCAGAGAAGAAGCGCAGCCGTGCACCGAAGCCGGCTGCAGCGCCCAAGCACGGCAAGGCATCCAGCCGCAGCGGACTGGGGCTCTGGGGCAAAAAACCGAAGCACTGA
- a CDS encoding HAD family hydrolase: MIKNIVFDMGNVLVRFDPELFMDRYSLTGEDRKLIRNEVFRSVEWTMLDRGVIDEEIAEQHILPRLPERLHDAARGLIETWDNPIVPVEGMLELLQALKAKGYRLYLLSNAATRQPIYWARAEASKLMDGALISAEVKLLKPDPQIYRTFLRKFALRPEECVFIDDTPINVEGALYENMAGIVFNMDVAALAESLHALGVEW, from the coding sequence ATGATTAAAAATATCGTATTCGATATGGGAAACGTTCTGGTTCGGTTTGACCCGGAGCTGTTTATGGACCGCTATTCCCTCACCGGCGAGGACCGCAAGCTGATCCGCAACGAGGTGTTCCGCTCGGTGGAGTGGACCATGCTGGACCGGGGCGTGATCGACGAGGAGATCGCAGAACAGCACATTCTGCCCCGCCTGCCGGAGCGTCTGCACGATGCAGCCCGCGGGCTGATCGAAACGTGGGATAACCCCATTGTGCCGGTAGAGGGAATGCTGGAGCTTTTGCAGGCACTGAAAGCAAAGGGCTACCGGCTCTACCTGCTTTCCAATGCTGCCACCCGTCAACCCATCTACTGGGCACGGGCAGAAGCCAGCAAGCTGATGGACGGTGCCCTGATCTCCGCAGAGGTCAAGCTGCTGAAGCCCGACCCGCAGATCTACCGCACCTTCCTGCGCAAGTTCGCCCTTCGCCCGGAGGAATGCGTCTTTATTGACGATACGCCCATCAACGTGGAGGGCGCACTCTACGAAAATATGGCAGGCATCGTGTTCAACATGGATGTTGCTGCCCTTGCCGAGAGCCTGCACGCTCTGGGCGTGGAATGGTAA
- a CDS encoding DUF4996 domain-containing protein — MPIVYNMEELRKVLTYDNINIVGVEAIAKTADSEMIDPENLKWIREQGLYIWVNSINLGRGHELSGTYNDDVALSEGPDAAWGVLMDRGYNVIQTDWPSLLASYRDEKFGV; from the coding sequence ATGCCCATCGTGTACAACATGGAGGAGCTGCGTAAGGTTCTGACCTACGACAACATCAACATCGTTGGCGTGGAGGCCATTGCCAAGACTGCGGATTCCGAGATGATCGACCCGGAGAACCTGAAGTGGATTCGGGAGCAGGGGCTGTACATCTGGGTCAACAGCATCAATCTGGGCAGAGGTCACGAACTGAGCGGCACCTACAACGACGATGTGGCCCTCAGCGAGGGACCGGATGCCGCATGGGGCGTTCTGATGGATCGTGGATACAATGTGATCCAGACTGACTGGCCTTCCCTGCTGGCTTCTTATCGGGACGAGAAATTCGGCGTATAA
- a CDS encoding tyrosine-type recombinase/integrase: MINLYDANGKRRIKWISTGLTVRGNKRKAESMLREVLLHYDETGELPTGRGGAYEKVDAKTAKPLPQHLQPVSKSEMLFLDYLNEWVQVHKASIQPATFISYNRMITGRITQYFEPLGLKLCEVTPQVLDEFQEKILLEGYTTNTVIHYHAIFGKAFKDAVRKDYLETNPMLKVDRPKKNSFRPNFYSKDEVQQLLEVSQDDPLHLCILITAYYGLRRSEVLGLKWSSIDFERKSITINHKVTEQLVNGKYVPVVSDVMKNKTSCRTLPLIPAVEEELLKQKEKQQLYRRLFGKSYRTDYLDFVCTDQEGKLLRPNFVTEHFEWLLRQYGLPHIRFHDLRHSCASLMVMNGVSMKQVQEWLGHSTFSTTADIYAHLDYKSKEGSAGVIAELLETKK, encoded by the coding sequence GTGATCAATCTTTATGATGCCAACGGCAAGCGGAGGATCAAGTGGATCTCCACAGGTTTGACCGTCCGGGGCAACAAGCGCAAGGCAGAATCCATGCTCCGGGAAGTATTGCTCCACTATGATGAGACCGGGGAGCTACCCACAGGGCGGGGCGGAGCCTACGAAAAAGTAGATGCTAAAACCGCCAAGCCCTTGCCGCAGCATCTCCAACCCGTCAGCAAGTCGGAGATGCTGTTTCTGGACTATCTCAACGAGTGGGTGCAAGTCCATAAAGCATCCATCCAGCCTGCAACCTTTATCAGCTACAATCGGATGATCACCGGGCGCATCACGCAGTATTTTGAGCCGCTGGGCTTGAAGCTGTGCGAGGTCACGCCGCAGGTGCTGGATGAGTTTCAGGAGAAGATCTTGCTGGAGGGCTACACCACCAACACGGTCATTCACTACCACGCCATCTTCGGTAAAGCGTTCAAGGATGCCGTCCGCAAGGACTATCTGGAAACCAACCCGATGCTGAAAGTTGACCGCCCAAAGAAGAACAGCTTCCGGCCCAACTTCTACTCCAAGGATGAAGTCCAGCAGCTGCTGGAAGTATCACAGGATGACCCCCTGCACCTGTGCATCCTCATTACGGCCTACTATGGCCTGCGCCGCAGCGAGGTACTGGGGTTGAAGTGGTCGTCTATCGACTTTGAGCGCAAGTCCATCACCATCAACCACAAGGTGACGGAACAGTTGGTGAACGGCAAGTACGTTCCTGTGGTCAGCGATGTGATGAAGAACAAGACCAGCTGCCGCACCCTGCCGCTGATCCCGGCTGTGGAAGAAGAACTTCTGAAGCAGAAGGAAAAGCAGCAGCTTTACCGCAGGCTGTTCGGCAAGAGCTACCGCACCGATTATCTGGACTTCGTCTGCACCGATCAGGAAGGCAAGCTGCTTCGGCCCAACTTCGTGACGGAACATTTTGAATGGCTGCTCCGGCAGTATGGTCTGCCGCACATCCGGTTCCACGACCTGCGCCACAGCTGTGCCAGCCTGATGGTGATGAACGGCGTATCTATGAAGCAGGTTCAGGAATGGCTTGGTCACAGCACCTTCTCGACCACCGCTGACATCTACGCACATCTCGATTACAAGAGCAAGGAGGGGTCCGCTGGCGTGATCGCAGAGTTGCTAGAAACGAAAAAGTAA
- a CDS encoding MgtC/SapB family protein, which translates to MKQLSLFALADPIAKMLGSWSVELTTYSILLRLVTVIILTSIIGCERSSKRHSAGLRTFVLVSFSSCVAMILDLYLMQEYRIGLPLLSTATIISAAMLSGNSIIFSSRSQIKGLTTSAALWFCGFLGFVIGAGQYTLSIIVYVLFLCILTWFPSIEVYLNNRSNHFEIHLELKNSNYLRDFVTVSRQLGLRIDDIEANQAYVGSGLSVYTITFTIFSAELKKYKTHREIIQALSSLDYIYHIEELR; encoded by the coding sequence TTGAAACAGTTATCCTTGTTTGCACTGGCTGATCCCATTGCAAAAATGCTGGGCAGCTGGTCGGTGGAGCTTACCACCTATTCCATCCTGCTCCGCCTTGTGACCGTCATCATCCTGACCTCCATCATCGGCTGCGAGCGTTCCAGCAAGCGGCACTCCGCAGGTCTGCGTACCTTTGTGCTGGTGTCCTTCTCCTCCTGCGTAGCCATGATCCTGGACCTGTATCTGATGCAGGAATACCGCATTGGTCTCCCGCTTCTTTCCACTGCCACCATCATCTCCGCAGCCATGCTTTCCGGCAACTCCATCATCTTCAGCTCCCGGAGCCAGATCAAGGGTCTGACCACCTCCGCTGCTCTGTGGTTCTGCGGCTTCCTTGGCTTTGTCATCGGTGCCGGACAGTACACCCTGAGCATCATCGTGTATGTGCTGTTCCTGTGCATCCTCACATGGTTCCCGTCCATTGAGGTGTATCTGAACAACCGCTCCAACCATTTCGAGATCCATCTGGAGCTGAAGAACAGCAACTATCTGCGCGACTTCGTTACCGTCAGCCGTCAGCTTGGTCTGCGGATCGACGACATCGAGGCGAATCAGGCGTATGTGGGTTCTGGTCTGAGCGTGTACACCATCACCTTCACCATCTTCAGCGCAGAGCTGAAAAAGTACAAGACCCACCGGGAGATCATTCAGGCACTGAGTTCGCTGGATTACATCTATCATATCGAGGAACTGCGTTAA
- a CDS encoding cation:proton antiporter: MSTPLFETLHITSDVSVIVVSVALMLISGFAMTRITKRLRLPNVTAYIVAGILIGPYCFNLIPARIVGGMGFIADIALAFIAFSTGEFFKFSTLKKSGPKVLIITVMEACLASILVFIVVYFILGLELNFSIVLAALASATAPASTVMTIRQTHAKGDFVETLLQVVALDDVVGLLAYSIAISVALASMTGTFQAGHIVKPIVLNIAVFLLGGLFGVFLKLLLHKRSTDNRLIVSVALLFAFCGICAVFDVSPLLGCMSMSMVYINLTDDERLFKQLNYFNPPILLLFFVRSGVNFNLSALVNSSESIGSVSLLHIGVVYFLVRIIGKYAGAFIGCAIAGKDKLVRNYLGLALIPQAGVAIGLAAMGARTLGGETGNILETVILASSVLYELIGPACAKLSLYLSKSYSNKLEEIVEIPEEEGAEQKTELELLIQRIQAIQEELPKHDDPFYEDEKAFSEAAEEHYAMTGIPNPNLYRRKRGAF, from the coding sequence GTGTCAACACCACTTTTCGAGACGCTTCACATTACGTCTGACGTATCCGTTATCGTGGTATCGGTGGCACTGATGCTGATCTCAGGTTTTGCCATGACCCGCATCACCAAGCGTCTGCGGCTGCCCAACGTTACCGCCTATATCGTTGCCGGTATCCTGATCGGCCCCTATTGCTTCAACCTGATCCCGGCCCGGATCGTGGGCGGCATGGGCTTTATTGCCGATATTGCACTGGCATTCATCGCGTTCAGCACCGGCGAGTTCTTCAAGTTCTCTACCCTGAAAAAAAGCGGTCCCAAGGTTCTGATCATCACGGTCATGGAAGCCTGCCTTGCTTCCATACTGGTGTTCATCGTGGTCTACTTTATTCTGGGTCTGGAGCTGAACTTCTCCATCGTGCTGGCGGCACTGGCGTCTGCTACGGCACCCGCCTCCACCGTTATGACCATCCGGCAGACCCATGCCAAGGGCGACTTTGTAGAGACCCTGCTGCAGGTGGTGGCACTGGATGACGTGGTGGGTCTGCTGGCTTACAGCATTGCCATCTCGGTGGCACTGGCTTCCATGACCGGCACTTTTCAGGCCGGTCACATCGTTAAGCCCATCGTTCTGAACATCGCCGTGTTCCTGCTGGGCGGTCTGTTCGGCGTGTTTCTCAAACTGCTGCTGCACAAGCGTTCCACCGATAACCGCCTGATCGTTTCTGTGGCACTGCTGTTTGCCTTCTGCGGCATCTGTGCCGTGTTTGATGTGTCCCCCCTGCTGGGTTGTATGTCCATGAGCATGGTCTACATCAACCTGACGGACGACGAGCGGCTGTTCAAGCAGCTGAACTACTTTAATCCCCCCATCCTGCTGCTGTTCTTTGTCCGCTCCGGTGTCAACTTCAACCTCAGCGCACTGGTGAACAGTTCCGAGAGCATCGGCTCGGTGTCCCTGCTGCACATCGGCGTGGTCTACTTCCTTGTCCGTATCATTGGCAAGTATGCAGGCGCATTCATCGGCTGTGCCATTGCCGGTAAGGACAAGCTGGTCCGCAACTATCTGGGTCTTGCCCTGATCCCGCAGGCTGGTGTTGCCATCGGTCTGGCAGCAATGGGTGCCCGTACCCTCGGCGGCGAGACCGGCAACATTCTGGAGACCGTCATTCTGGCTTCCAGCGTTCTGTACGAGTTGATCGGCCCTGCCTGTGCAAAGCTGTCCCTCTACCTGTCCAAATCCTACTCCAATAAGCTGGAGGAGATCGTTGAGATCCCGGAGGAGGAAGGGGCAGAGCAGAAGACTGAGCTGGAGCTGCTGATCCAGCGCATCCAGGCCATTCAGGAAGAGCTGCCGAAGCACGACGACCCCTTCTATGAGGACGAAAAGGCATTCTCCGAAGCCGCTGAAGAACACTATGCCATGACAGGGATTCCCAATCCCAATCTGTACAGAAGGAAGAGGGGAGCATTTTGA
- a CDS encoding non-canonical purine NTP pyrophosphatase, with protein sequence MKLFYGTGNQSKLRNMRAILAGMPIELVTPADLGIRLPAVEETGATPLENAVLKAEAYHAVSGLPSFSLDSGLYLEGVPAELQPGPYVRRVKGRELSDEEFIAYYQQLAHQYGGRLKARFINGLCVVLNDRQRKEAAGPQVSTDWFWIVETPHPTRLKGFPMDSIAVDPQTGRYWVEGDLKDEQNAKGSTLATGVRRFFSELLQNDLRSEIVPYPDRSEKHEK encoded by the coding sequence ATGAAACTGTTCTATGGGACCGGAAACCAGAGCAAGCTGCGGAATATGCGCGCCATCCTTGCTGGGATGCCCATCGAGCTTGTTACCCCGGCAGACCTCGGCATCCGGCTCCCGGCTGTGGAGGAGACCGGCGCAACACCGCTTGAAAATGCAGTGCTGAAAGCCGAGGCATACCATGCTGTTTCCGGCCTGCCCAGCTTCTCGCTGGATTCCGGGCTGTATCTGGAAGGGGTGCCGGCAGAGCTTCAGCCGGGGCCTTACGTCCGCCGGGTAAAGGGCAGGGAACTTTCCGACGAGGAGTTCATTGCCTACTATCAGCAGTTGGCGCACCAGTACGGCGGCAGGCTCAAGGCACGGTTCATCAACGGGCTGTGCGTGGTGCTGAACGACCGGCAGCGGAAAGAAGCCGCAGGGCCGCAGGTCTCCACAGACTGGTTCTGGATCGTGGAAACGCCCCACCCCACCCGGTTGAAGGGCTTTCCCATGGACAGCATTGCGGTAGACCCCCAGACCGGGCGGTACTGGGTGGAGGGCGATTTGAAGGACGAACAGAACGCCAAGGGTTCCACCCTTGCCACGGGTGTCCGCAGGTTCTTTTCGGAGCTGCTGCAAAACGACCTGCGCTCTGAGATCGTTCCCTATCCGGATCGATCCGAAAAGCACGAGAAATAA
- a CDS encoding collagen binding domain-containing protein: MKTRKRRQDPDAEYNFWQPATDMMSALVYVLLLIIALLGLYLLSDYTGLEEPSSSSEEAASSGWHDDDYDGWHDGGADDDPGDGDGRYDQQIIQTGGGGGGGGYDEDGVKAAVFAELIDEETERRIQEAGVRFELYRTDTAHLINGSLQTLNTYYPEKISYREYETTGEGTFYLPEKIWQGSYYFRQLSEPEGYDAAADTYYDVDRMYDWPEPYIVQIRVAPCKNIIRLQMNDAETQQPVGGGTFRVIAAEDIITKDGTVRYTQGQQMDTITCDEAGYGESVELYLGKYTVQQQSSPNYYTTMQQDLDAEVEKKNGSDPELHKIDTEKTTILLNVTDELTSSALEGAVFTVTNRRTGTTQTVATDGAGQIRLTDLDKSTTYLIREQQAPENYRPDDTDHTVIVAADGRIDGAGSTTLDITNRLLRVSISAVDTVLRSNTEGEQLSLYNEQDQLIRSWTSSDSGQLFTDLTEGSYYVVRGKADPANARKYPFTVQDTASTQNWTVPVFTLRSAVALAVLAVVAAGVVWLLVFLWGILARRRKARKAAAAQDETLDQSENKS, encoded by the coding sequence ATGAAAACGAGAAAACGCAGACAGGATCCGGATGCAGAATACAATTTCTGGCAGCCGGCAACCGATATGATGAGCGCCCTTGTGTATGTGCTGCTTCTGATCATTGCACTGCTGGGCCTTTATCTTCTGAGCGATTACACCGGCCTCGAAGAGCCCTCCTCTTCCAGTGAGGAAGCTGCGTCCAGCGGCTGGCATGACGACGACTACGACGGCTGGCACGATGGCGGTGCCGATGATGACCCCGGTGACGGCGACGGACGATACGATCAGCAGATCATCCAGACCGGCGGCGGTGGCGGTGGCGGCGGCTACGACGAGGACGGCGTTAAGGCCGCCGTGTTTGCCGAGCTGATCGATGAAGAGACCGAGCGGCGCATTCAGGAAGCCGGTGTGCGCTTTGAGCTGTACCGCACGGATACGGCCCATCTGATCAACGGCAGCCTGCAGACCCTGAATACCTACTACCCGGAAAAGATCAGCTACCGGGAGTATGAGACCACCGGGGAAGGCACCTTTTATCTGCCGGAAAAGATCTGGCAGGGCAGCTACTACTTCCGTCAACTCAGTGAGCCGGAAGGATACGATGCGGCAGCGGACACCTACTACGATGTGGACCGCATGTACGACTGGCCGGAGCCCTACATCGTGCAGATTCGGGTGGCTCCCTGCAAAAACATCATCCGGCTGCAGATGAACGACGCCGAAACACAGCAGCCTGTAGGCGGCGGCACCTTCCGGGTGATCGCAGCCGAAGATATCATCACGAAGGATGGCACGGTGCGCTATACGCAGGGCCAGCAGATGGATACCATCACCTGTGACGAAGCCGGCTACGGCGAAAGCGTGGAATTGTATCTTGGCAAGTACACGGTGCAGCAGCAGTCGTCCCCCAACTACTACACCACCATGCAGCAGGATCTGGATGCAGAAGTGGAAAAGAAGAACGGCAGCGACCCGGAGCTGCACAAGATCGATACCGAAAAGACAACGATCCTTCTGAACGTCACGGACGAACTTACTTCCTCTGCTCTGGAGGGTGCCGTCTTTACGGTGACCAACCGGCGCACCGGCACCACCCAGACAGTGGCGACCGATGGGGCGGGCCAGATCCGTCTGACCGATCTGGATAAGAGCACGACCTATCTTATCCGCGAACAGCAGGCACCGGAAAACTACCGTCCGGATGACACGGATCACACGGTGATCGTCGCTGCGGACGGCCGCATTGACGGTGCAGGCAGCACAACGCTGGACATCACCAACCGGCTCCTGCGGGTATCCATCTCTGCTGTGGATACGGTGCTGCGCAGCAATACGGAGGGCGAACAGCTCTCCCTGTACAACGAGCAGGATCAGCTGATCCGGAGCTGGACGTCCAGCGATTCCGGCCAGCTGTTCACCGATCTGACCGAGGGCAGCTACTACGTGGTACGCGGCAAGGCAGATCCCGCAAATGCCCGGAAATATCCGTTCACTGTACAGGATACGGCAAGTACGCAGAACTGGACCGTGCCGGTGTTTACGCTGCGCAGTGCGGTGGCTCTGGCCGTTCTGGCTGTGGTCGCCGCCGGTGTGGTCTGGCTGCTGGTGTTCCTGTGGGGCATCCTTGCACGCCGCCGCAAGGCGCGGAAAGCTGCTGCAGCTCAGGACGAGACCCTCGACCAGAGCGAAAATAAATCATAA